The genomic stretch TCGGTCTGCGTCGATTCGCAGGCGATCGCCGACGTGGTCTCCGCCTGGACCGGAATCCCCGTCGGACGGATGGTGTCGAACGAGATTCAGACCGTGCTGAATCTCAAGCAGAAGATGGAAGAGCGGATCATCGGCCAATCGCACGCCTTGGAAGCGATCGCCCAAAGCATCCGCACGTCGCGGGCGCGGCTGACCGATCCGCGGCGGCCGATCGGAGTGTTCATGCTCGTCGGCCCCAGCGGCACCGGCAAGACGGAGACGGCGATCACTTTGGCCGATCTGCTCTACGGCGGCGAGCAGAACATGACCGTGATCAACATGTCGGAATTCAAGGAGGAGCACAAAGTATCGCTCTTGATGGGTTCGCCGCCGGGCTATGTCGGCTACGGGGAAGGGGGCGTGCTCACCGAGGCGGTCCGACGCCGGCCATACAGCGTCTTGCTGCTCGACGAGCTGGAAAAAGCCCATCCCGGCGTGCAGGAGATTTTCTACCAGGTGTTCGACAAGGGGACGCTTCGGGACGGCGAAGGTCGCGACATCGACTTTAAAAACACGGTGATCTTGATGACCTCGAACGCGGCCTCCGACACCGTGATGAAGCTCTGCGCCGATCCCGACACGATGCCCGACGCAGCCGGATTGGCCGAGGCCCTGCGCCCTGAATTGCTCAAGGTCTTCAAACCGGCGTTCTTGGGACGGATCAGCATCGTGCCGTATTTTCCGCTCAGCGACCAGGCCTTGCGGAACATCATCGAGCTGAAACTGCGGCAGGTCCGCCGGCGGGTCGAGGAGAATTACCAGGCGGAATTCAGCTACGATCCGAATCTGGTGACGACGATTGCCTCGCGCTGCAAAGAGGTCGAAAGCGGCGCCCGCAACATCGACCACATCATCTCGCGCACGCTCCTGCCCGAGCTGTCCGCCGAGTTCCTTTCGCGGATGGCCGAAGGAGGTGCGATCGAAAAAGTCCGCCTCGGCGTCGATGCCGCCGGCAACTTCGTCTACGACATACAATAGTTCAATGACGAATTCCTAGTGACGAATGTCTAAAGAATGACGAAGCACGAATGACGAAGACCTGCCGCGGTGGGACGAATCACGTTGCTCTTGCTTCCGCGTCCCATAGCCCCCAGTCCCCAGCCCCTTCCTATGCCTAGCACATTTCTGCAAATCGCCGATCTGCCCGCCGCCGGCGCTGAAGACAAGGGCTGGATCCCGGTCAAGAACGTCAGCCTGGGGATCACGACCGAGGTCGGCAAGTTCGAGCGCGGCAAGGCTCGCCAGGTGAACACCTCGGAACACAATGACATCGAGATCAAGAAGCCGCTCGATCGCGCGTCGCTATTCCTGGACGTCGCTTGCAGCGACGGCCGGGTCCTCAAGAGCGTCGGGCTGGCCTTCAGCCGCGAAGGAGAGAAGGAAATCTATCTCAAGGTCGAGCTGAAAAACGTTTTCGTCAGCGAAATCGGCCTCGATATCGCCGACGGCGAGGAACCCGAGGAGACGGTCAAGCTCAACTACGAATCGATCGTCTGGAAATTTCGCCCCAAGCTCAAGTCGGGCCAGATGGGCAACTGGGTCGCCGCCGGCTGGGACCGCTCGGAGCTTCGCGAAATCACGCCGAGCTAAACCGATGTCGAAATTCGAAGAACTCTGCGCGGCCTATGGCGGCGTCAAGCACGAGTACGACACGTATCGCCACGAGTGCATGGCTTTCGTCGGCACGCTTGTGGCGGGCTTGCGCGATTATCTCGAAGCGCCGGAAGGGTTCGTCAACCTGTTTGCCAAAGGGGGCTCGTTCGCCGGGCGGAAAGTCGATGGCCCCGCCGCCGCGATGCACATGGGGGATGACACTTTCTGGCACTTCGGCATCGCCATCGATTTGTTCGAGGAATCGAACCAGATGCCGATGCACTGCGTGGGATTCGACATGCGGCTCAAGAAAGTGGGCCACAAATTCATCCTCCACGTCGAAGGGGGCCCGCCCTTCGAACTGACCAAAGAGAATCCCGACCGCCTTGCGCCGCTGTACGAATTCATCTTCCAATTCATCAAGGGGCGTTACGAAAACTCATTCAGCGAGTTCGTGATCAAGGGGGACGCGTCGCGACGATTTGGGTTTTAGAACGCCTAACAAAACCGCCGGGGACTGTCCCCATTTTGCGCCCTGCACCATCGCCTCGATGGCCGCGGAGTAAAATGGGGACTGTCCCGGACTTTCCGCTTTGCCCAGGCGGTTCTCGGATAGGCTCTAAGCGAAGACGTTTCCGTCACTGCGCGCTCGCAAGCGCAAACCAATCGACGGCCCGATCGAACTCTTTCGCCTGCCAACCGACTTCAGCCAGCACTGGCGGAACTGCGCGGCGCGACAGTTCGTCGCGATTGCTGTCGATGCTCGGATCGTCGTCGGGGGCGGTCGGGTGGTTCAGCACGATCCCGGCGACCGGCAGGCCTTCGCGAAACGTCGCCGCCACGATCAGCGTCTGCAAGGTTTGGTTGATCGCCCCGAGCGCGTTTCGGGCGACAACCACGAGCGGATAGCCGAACTCCGCAGCCAGATCGGCAACGTACTCATCTTCTCCCACCGGCGACATCAGCCCGCCGATTCCTTCGACAATCACAATCTCTGCCCGCTCCCGCCAATAATCCAAGCCGGTCCTGAGCAGCGCTGCATCGATCCGCTTCCCTGCGGCGCGCGCCGCCAGATGGGGCGCAAGCGGCGCGGCAAACCGCTGCGGGCAAACTCGCTCCAAATCGCCCGGCCGCCCCGCCGCCTCCCAGAGCATGACGGCGTCGTCCGAGAAGAGAGTTCCTCCCGCATCGCGGCAACCACTGGCGATGGGCTTGTAAACGCCGACCGTCCGACGGTGTGCCACGAGCGCCCGCGCGATCAAGCTCGCCGCGTAGGTCTTCCCCACGCCCGTGTCGTTGCCCGTGATGAACAATCCCGGCAGCATTTGAATACCATAACAGGAAATAGCGTCCTGCTTACTCCCTCTCCCTCTGGGAGAGGGCTGGGGTGAGGGAAACTGTCAAAGGATTCAAATCTCAATCCTTCCCGTCCCAACCATCAACCCGCTTGCCGCGAGGAATAAAATCCTACAAACTGTCCGCACCGGCTGCTGTCCACCAATTTCCGACCCATTCGTATTCGTCAACCAACTCCAGGAGCGCCGTTATGCACCGCCCCGTCCATTTCGAATTCCATTGCACCGATTTGGCCCGTGACCGCGAGTTTTACTCGAAAGTGTTTGGCTGGAAATTCACGAAATACGAGGGAGGGAAGGAGGAGTATTGGCTGGCGACGACCGGCGAGCCCGGCGAGACTGGTATCAACGGCGGGATGATGAAATCGCCCGATGGCCAACCCCGCACGATCAACTCGATCAGCGTCGCCTCGGTGGATGCATCGGCCACGAAGATTCTCGCCGCCGGCGGCAAGCAGATCATGCCGAAGATGACCATTCCGGGCGTCGGCTTTGTCGCCTATTTCACCGATCCGGGCGGCCTGTGCTTCGGAATCTTTCAGGAAGACCGATCGGCCAGGTAGCGCGCCGGCAGCCTAGCTCGCGATTGCGTTCGTGATCGACAGCGAGCTGTTGGAAAAACTGGTGCCAGTCGCCGTGCCGACCGACTTGATCGCCCCGAAGCAGACCAGCACGATCAGGGCCATCATCACGGCATATTCCACTGCCGTGGGACCATCGTCGGCCAGCAAGAATTGGAGGAGCTTTTTCATGGCACGCAAAGTAGCAGCAACCGTGCGGTCGCCCGCCGCGTCGTATTGCCGCGCGGCACACGGAACAATCATGGCGGCCGCTTGGGTTCAAGCGGCGTTGCAGCATTCCACTTCAAGGCTACGTCGCCGTTTTAGTGAATGCAAACCGCGGCGACTGGATTCCTTTACCGCTTGACAATTGCGACGGACCAACCGCTAAATCCCGCAGTCCCGTCACCCCACCGACCGGCCAATGACGCGGAACGCCGCCCCAATCCATTCCGCGCTGGCCCCTTTTCAGTGGCCCGATTTCCGCCGCCTCTTCGCGGCCACCGCGTGCGCGACGTTCGCCAGCCGCGCGCTTGCCGTCGTGCTCGGTTATCGCGTCTACGCGCTGACCAATAGCACGCTCGCCCTCGGCGGCTTGGGGCTCGTCGAAGCGATCCCCTCGATCTCGCTGGCCCTCTATGGCGGGCACATCGCCGATCGGCGCGACCGGCGCTCGATCCTCCGCCTCACGCTCGCCGCGCTGGCGGTCTGCGCGATCGGACTTGCCGTGCTCGAGCAGATCGACGCCGGGCGGGTACAGTTATTCTTCCTCTACGCCGTGGTGTTCATCGCTGGCATTGCCCGTGGATTTGCCGAGCCGGCCGCGGGCGCTCTCGAGCCGCAACTCGTGCCACGCGATTTGCTGATCAACTCGTCGACGTTGATGGCGACCTGTTGGCTCATCGGGGCGATCATCGGCCCGTTGGCCGCCGGAGTCGCTTTCGCCACTCTGGGCGCCGCCTGGACGTTCGTCGGCATTGCGCTGCTCTATCTACTGGCTTGGCTCTCGATCCTGCGAATCCGTCCGCGGCCGATCCCCGCGGCGCCGCCCGGCGAATCGGTTTGGGAAAGCGTAGCGACCGGCGTTCGTTATGTGTTTGGCGACCAGGTGCTGTTCGGTTCGATGTCGCTCGATTTGTTCGCGGTGCTGTTCGGCGGCGTGATCGCACTCTTGCCGGTGTTCGCCCACGATATCCTCTTCGTCGGGCCGATCGGCCTGGGCGTACTCAACGCCGCGCCGACGACCGGGGCGCTCCTGACGATGCTCTGGGCCACACGGCATCCGCCGGTAAAGCACGCCGGGCGAAACTTGTTTCTTGCGGTCGCGGCCTTCGGGGTCACGATGATCGTGTTCGCGCTCTCGAAATCGATGGCGCTCTCGGTCGCGATGTTGTTTCTCAGCGGCGTGTTCGACGGCGTCAGCGTCATCATCCGCCGCTCGATCGTGCGGCTGCTGTCGCCGGAGCATCTCCGCGGGCGAATCGCGGCGGTGAACATGATCTTCGTCGGCTCGTCGAACGAATTCGGCGCCCTGGAAAGCGGCGTCGCCGCCACGCTGCTGGGCACGGTCCCCTCAGTCTGGGCCGGCGGCGTGGTCACGCTCCTCATCGTCGCCACCGCCGCCGCGCTCGCTCCCAAACTCCGGCGACTCAGCCTCGATCCGCACAGTGTTATCGAACGCGACGCTCAGGTGGACGATGCCATCGACGAAGACGAAGCGCCAGCGGCAAATACCGCCAGCGAAGGCGCGCCATGAACTGCCAGGTGATCCGTGAACTGCCGCGGTTTACCTCCGCAATTCTCTCCCTCGCCCTCGATGGGAGTGGGCCGGGGTGAGGGTGTCAGGCGAGCCAAAGGAGATTTCGCCTCCGCCGTCAAATGGCACACCCAGGCCCTCGAACGGACTCTGACCGTCGATTCAGACAAGAAGCCCGCCGATCTCCACGCCCGCTTGGAACTGTTTCAAGCCGCCAAGCCATACCGCGATTCGCCGATTGGGAAGTGATGCGGATGAGGTTCCCTTTGAGGCGCGTGAAGAGGAAGCAGTTCGCAGGGTCGGGATGCCGTCGTCCGATTCTCCCGTGCGCAACCGCGGCCGTTCCCGACATTCAATTCGATCGTCCAACTCTGAACTATTCTCGATGCGCATCGAAAGGGTCGGTTTCAAAGTTTCAGCCCCGTCACGGCCCGGCTGGCCAGTTGGGATCTGGGTCTCGGCCTTCTCACAGAGCTCGCTCAGTGGGGCGTTTCCGCGACCTGCTTACGCCGATGTCGTTCCGCGATTTATCTGTATCGGTACTTCGCTAGCCACCACCTTCGAGTTCTTCGTCGAAGTAATCGGAATCAATGCGCTTCAGGGCATATTGACGGGTCGTAGTAACACCAACCCCGAAGTCAATCATCAGCTCTGCCAGCCGCTGCCCGTCGATTAAAACGATGCGTCTCTCGATTCGATCCACATAGTCGCGGGAGTCCTTGCTGAATCTAGAAGTGGTAATCAGCACACCTTTCTTGGCGCGATACGCTTCCATGCTGCCCGCAAAAGCCTGAACGACAGGCCGTCCGACCTGATTGTCTCGCCAGCGCTTTGCGTGGATGCACACGACATCCAATCCGAGGCGGTCCTCGTTGATGATTCCATCAATGCCCTCGTCGCCCGATTTGCCAATCGTTTTTCCAGCGTCGTCAATTGATCCACCGTAGCCCATCGCAACGAGAAGTTCGACGACCAACCGTTAAAAAAACTCGGAGAGCTCGTTTTGACCTGCTCAAGCAAGTCGTCGGCAAGGGCGGTGCGCAGATCGTGATAGGCAGACTCGAGTGCCTCTTCCGGTGTCGCGTCTTGACCAGCACTGTTCGTTTGTTCGCCGACGATCTCGTCTGCCGATTTCGATTTGAATCTCGCGAATTCCACAAATGCCGGAAACTGCATGAGGAATCGAGCAGTGACGGCTTCGGGCGGATGTTCCAAAACTGATCGCCCAGCTTGGCTAACCCGAATGATGCCCCGCCGAACCGATTCAAGTAGTCCAGCCTTCAAAAGATAGGTTCGACCCCACCCGACTCGGATTGCGATAACGGTCTGTTGTCCGCTCGGAAGACGCTTTTGACGTTCTTCATCAGGCAAGCCGAGTTCCCCCGAAATTCCCCGTACCAAGTCTTTCATGCGATGCTCGTGATCATCGGCAACGGCCCGCAGTAACGGCAGCATCAGCCCTTCGTAATCAGGAATTGCCATACTGCCGTAACCTCGCTCAAGATCGTGAAATCGGAGACCCACGGACGCTTGCTTCAAGCCGCCAGTCTAGCCGCTGCGATGGAAGCTGCAAGTCGAGGCGAGGCTCCCCGACATCGCTGATGGAAGCAGTCCGCCCTATAATGCGCGCACTTCGCAGAAGTAAACCATCCACGCCGGATTTGTTAGGCGCTCTATGGGAGGATGCATGATCGGACTGCAACGCATTGAAGTGGCCGGGCAACGGTTTGTGTTGTTGCCGGAAGGGGAATACGACCGGCTCTGTTCGCGGGCTGGGGAAGCCGTGCCGTTTACCGACGACGATTTGCCCCCGCTGCCAAGGCCCAACAAAGACGGGAGTTTTCCGGCCGTGGAGTACGCGCGGATTTCTTTGGCCCGCGACATCATTCGCGACCGCCGCGCCGCCGGGCTGACGCAGCAGCAGTTGGCCGATTTGGTCGGCGCGCGCCAGGAAACTATTTCACGGATCGAAACCGGCAAGCACACGG from Pirellulales bacterium encodes the following:
- a CDS encoding helix-turn-helix transcriptional regulator; translation: MIGLQRIEVAGQRFVLLPEGEYDRLCSRAGEAVPFTDDDLPPLPRPNKDGSFPAVEYARISLARDIIRDRRAAGLTQQQLADLVGARQETISRIETGKHTASVTLVDKIDRALRKALAKRQQLDKFRK
- a CDS encoding MFS transporter: MTRNAAPIHSALAPFQWPDFRRLFAATACATFASRALAVVLGYRVYALTNSTLALGGLGLVEAIPSISLALYGGHIADRRDRRSILRLTLAALAVCAIGLAVLEQIDAGRVQLFFLYAVVFIAGIARGFAEPAAGALEPQLVPRDLLINSSTLMATCWLIGAIIGPLAAGVAFATLGAAWTFVGIALLYLLAWLSILRIRPRPIPAAPPGESVWESVATGVRYVFGDQVLFGSMSLDLFAVLFGGVIALLPVFAHDILFVGPIGLGVLNAAPTTGALLTMLWATRHPPVKHAGRNLFLAVAAFGVTMIVFALSKSMALSVAMLFLSGVFDGVSVIIRRSIVRLLSPEHLRGRIAAVNMIFVGSSNEFGALESGVAATLLGTVPSVWAGGVVTLLIVATAAALAPKLRRLSLDPHSVIERDAQVDDAIDEDEAPAANTASEGAP
- a CDS encoding type VI secretion system tube protein Hcp, which translates into the protein MPSTFLQIADLPAAGAEDKGWIPVKNVSLGITTEVGKFERGKARQVNTSEHNDIEIKKPLDRASLFLDVACSDGRVLKSVGLAFSREGEKEIYLKVELKNVFVSEIGLDIADGEEPEETVKLNYESIVWKFRPKLKSGQMGNWVAAGWDRSELREITPS
- a CDS encoding restriction endonuclease; amino-acid sequence: MVVELLVAMGYGGSIDDAGKTIGKSGDEGIDGIINEDRLGLDVVCIHAKRWRDNQVGRPVVQAFAGSMEAYRAKKGVLITTSRFSKDSRDYVDRIERRIVLIDGQRLAELMIDFGVGVTTTRQYALKRIDSDYFDEELEGGG
- the bioD gene encoding dethiobiotin synthase, whose amino-acid sequence is MLPGLFITGNDTGVGKTYAASLIARALVAHRRTVGVYKPIASGCRDAGGTLFSDDAVMLWEAAGRPGDLERVCPQRFAAPLAPHLAARAAGKRIDAALLRTGLDYWRERAEIVIVEGIGGLMSPVGEDEYVADLAAEFGYPLVVVARNALGAINQTLQTLIVAATFREGLPVAGIVLNHPTAPDDDPSIDSNRDELSRRAVPPVLAEVGWQAKEFDRAVDWFALASAQ
- a CDS encoding VOC family protein codes for the protein MHRPVHFEFHCTDLARDREFYSKVFGWKFTKYEGGKEEYWLATTGEPGETGINGGMMKSPDGQPRTINSISVASVDASATKILAAGGKQIMPKMTIPGVGFVAYFTDPGGLCFGIFQEDRSAR